The following are encoded together in the Acidimicrobiales bacterium genome:
- a CDS encoding ScpA family protein, giving the protein MTVAVQTEVFEGPFDLLLHLILREQVDLYEVSLSAIVDAYLAELERMGDLDLDLDLATEFLLIAATLVELKTRRMLPDDGGIDLDDELALWEERDVLLSRLLECKTFKDAAQVLRGLEADAGRSHPRTAGLEERFAELAPDLLDGVTPAHLRDAFLRATAPKPAPRVELDHVAPIRLSVADAVEELVDELPRVGRIGFRALTSSLVDRLEVVVRFLAVLELFKQGLIDLSQPATFGEIDIVWLAGSDHDHADLAAIDVYDG; this is encoded by the coding sequence GTGACCGTCGCCGTGCAGACCGAGGTGTTCGAGGGTCCCTTCGACCTGCTGCTCCACCTCATCCTCCGTGAACAGGTCGACCTCTACGAGGTGTCGCTGTCGGCCATCGTCGACGCCTACCTCGCCGAGCTCGAGCGAATGGGCGACCTCGATCTCGACCTCGACCTGGCAACCGAGTTCCTCCTGATCGCCGCCACCCTGGTCGAGCTCAAGACCCGGCGGATGCTCCCCGACGACGGCGGCATCGACCTCGACGACGAGCTCGCCCTCTGGGAAGAGCGAGACGTGTTGCTGTCGCGCCTGCTCGAATGCAAGACGTTCAAGGACGCCGCTCAGGTGCTCCGAGGGCTCGAAGCCGACGCCGGGCGCAGCCACCCTCGCACCGCCGGACTCGAGGAGCGGTTCGCCGAGCTCGCTCCCGACCTGCTCGACGGCGTCACCCCGGCTCACCTGCGCGATGCGTTCCTGCGGGCGACCGCCCCCAAGCCCGCTCCACGCGTCGAGCTCGACCACGTCGCCCCGATCCGGCTCAGCGTGGCCGACGCGGTCGAGGAGCTCGTCGACGAGCTACCCCGAGTCGGCCGGATCGGGTTTCGGGCTCTGACCTCGTCGTTGGTCGACCGCCTCGAGGTCGTCGTGCGGTTCCTCGCGGTGCTCGAGCTGTTCAAGCAGGGACTGATCGATCTGTCCCAGCCGGCCACCTTCGGCGAGATCGACATCGTGTGGCTCGCCGGCTCCGACCACGACCATGCCGACCTGGCCGCCATCGACGTCTACGACGGATGA
- the scpB gene encoding SMC-Scp complex subunit ScpB encodes MSDTPDAPDSPVLIAEARRAIEAVLMVADEPVDPQLLAQLVELPMPRVESLCETMATDYEAEERGFVLVRVAGGYRFQSHPDQAPYVERFVLDGQSARLSAAALETLAIVAYKQPVSRAQIAAIRGVSVDGVMRTLQQRGYIDEIGRDPGPGQAVLFGTTQTFLERLGLDSLADLPPLGDFVPDAEVVEALEQGLRLEPQPDEARESSNGDHPTE; translated from the coding sequence ATGAGCGACACCCCCGACGCCCCCGACTCCCCGGTGCTGATCGCCGAGGCCCGCCGGGCCATCGAGGCGGTTCTCATGGTGGCCGACGAGCCGGTCGACCCCCAGCTGCTCGCGCAGCTGGTCGAGCTGCCGATGCCCCGGGTCGAGTCCCTGTGCGAGACGATGGCCACCGACTACGAGGCCGAGGAACGGGGGTTCGTCCTCGTGCGGGTCGCCGGTGGCTACCGCTTCCAGAGCCATCCCGACCAGGCGCCCTACGTCGAGCGGTTCGTGCTCGACGGCCAGTCGGCCCGGCTGTCGGCCGCCGCGCTGGAGACCCTGGCGATCGTGGCCTACAAGCAACCGGTGTCGCGGGCCCAGATCGCCGCCATCCGGGGGGTGAGCGTCGACGGCGTGATGCGCACCCTCCAACAGCGTGGCTACATCGACGAGATCGGACGCGATCCAGGTCCCGGTCAGGCGGTGTTGTTCGGCACCACCCAGACCTTCCTCGAACGCCTCGGGCTCGACTCGCTGGCCGACCTGCCGCCCCTCGGCGACTTCGTGCCCGACGCGGAGGTGGTCGAGGCCCTCGAGCAGGGCTTGCGGTTGGAGCCCCAGCCCGACGAGGCCCGCGAGTCGTCCAACGGCGACCACCCGACCGAGTAG
- a CDS encoding pseudouridine synthase translates to MGAGNELAEGERLQKVLARAGLGSRRRCEELIEDGLVAVNGEVAVLGRRVDVDADRIEVDGVAVSVRPGLVYYLINKPHGVITTAEDTHGRPTVVELVPGEPRVFPVGRLDADTEGLLLLTNDGELTHRLTHPSFGVDKEYLAHVEGAPSRASLRRLREGIELDDGPTAPAKVSALEPSVLRITIHEGRNRQVRRMCEAIGHPVRRLVRTRIADLADRGLAPGDWRHLTTAEVRALEAKAAGGGGRPG, encoded by the coding sequence GTGGGTGCCGGGAACGAGCTGGCCGAAGGCGAGCGGCTCCAGAAGGTCCTGGCGCGAGCGGGGTTGGGCAGTCGTCGCCGGTGCGAGGAGCTCATCGAGGACGGGTTGGTGGCGGTCAACGGCGAGGTGGCCGTCCTCGGGCGGCGGGTCGACGTCGACGCCGACCGGATCGAGGTCGATGGCGTGGCGGTCTCGGTTCGACCCGGTCTGGTGTACTACCTGATCAACAAGCCCCACGGGGTGATCACCACCGCCGAGGACACCCACGGCCGTCCCACGGTGGTCGAGCTCGTGCCGGGTGAGCCACGGGTGTTTCCCGTCGGTCGTCTCGACGCCGACACCGAGGGACTCCTGCTGCTGACCAACGACGGCGAGCTCACCCATCGTCTCACCCACCCGTCCTTCGGTGTCGACAAGGAGTACCTGGCCCACGTCGAGGGCGCTCCGTCGCGGGCGTCGCTGCGCCGGCTGCGGGAGGGCATCGAGCTCGACGACGGACCGACCGCCCCCGCCAAGGTGTCCGCGCTCGAGCCCTCGGTCCTGCGCATCACCATCCACGAGGGCCGAAACCGCCAGGTGCGGAGGATGTGCGAGGCCATCGGGCACCCCGTTCGGCGCCTCGTGCGGACCCGCATCGCCGACCTGGCCGACCGAGGTCTCGCTCCCGGCGATTGGCGCCATCTCACCACCGCCGAGGTGCGCGCGCTGGAAGCGAAAGCGGCCGGGGGCGGCGGTCGCCCCGGGTAG
- a CDS encoding prephenate dehydrogenase/arogenate dehydrogenase family protein, with product MSDAEDATPRRAVVVGTGLIGGSLALALGERGWLVSGVDHDRARLDRAIELGAVTDIGFDPDAEVVFVATPVDQISSAVQEALAATRAVVTDVGGVKARVVASIADPRFVGGHPMAGSEQEGIDGASADLFEGAVWVLTPVADTDPAAFTLVRSIVTSLGAEVVEVSPERHDQLVAVVSHVPHLTAAALMTLADARSEQHRGLLRLAAGGFRDMTRIASGHPGIWPDICAANQDAITEALDELMGALGGFRQMVADAERQPLLGALTRARTARDSLPSRSVRPGELSEVRVPVTDRPGELSGITTLATDLDVNIYDIEIDHSAEGTKGLLVLVVDAHLAERLVGGLMARDYRPSSRRLE from the coding sequence ATGAGCGACGCCGAGGACGCCACCCCGCGGCGGGCGGTGGTGGTCGGCACCGGCCTGATCGGCGGTTCGCTCGCGCTGGCCCTGGGTGAGCGCGGGTGGCTGGTCTCGGGCGTCGACCACGACCGGGCCCGACTCGATCGGGCGATCGAGCTGGGCGCCGTCACCGACATCGGGTTCGATCCCGACGCCGAGGTGGTGTTCGTCGCAACACCGGTCGATCAGATCTCCTCGGCCGTGCAGGAGGCCCTGGCGGCGACCCGAGCGGTGGTCACCGACGTGGGTGGCGTGAAGGCCAGGGTGGTCGCCTCGATCGCCGATCCGCGGTTCGTTGGCGGACACCCCATGGCCGGGTCCGAGCAGGAGGGGATCGACGGGGCCAGCGCCGATCTCTTCGAGGGCGCGGTGTGGGTCCTCACGCCGGTCGCGGACACCGACCCCGCGGCCTTCACCCTGGTCCGCTCGATCGTCACCTCGCTGGGAGCCGAGGTGGTCGAGGTGTCCCCGGAGCGCCACGACCAGCTGGTGGCCGTCGTGTCCCACGTGCCCCACCTGACCGCGGCGGCGCTGATGACGCTGGCCGACGCCCGGTCCGAGCAGCACCGCGGCCTGCTGCGACTCGCTGCCGGGGGCTTCCGCGACATGACCCGCATCGCGTCGGGCCACCCCGGCATCTGGCCCGACATCTGCGCGGCCAACCAGGACGCCATCACCGAGGCGCTCGACGAGCTCATGGGCGCCCTCGGTGGTTTCAGGCAGATGGTGGCCGACGCCGAACGCCAACCGCTGCTGGGCGCCCTGACTCGGGCCCGAACCGCCCGTGACTCGCTGCCGAGCCGGTCGGTTCGCCCCGGCGAGCTGAGCGAGGTCCGGGTGCCGGTCACCGACCGCCCCGGCGAGCTGTCGGGCATCACCACCCTCGCCACCGATCTCGACGTCAACATCTACGACATCGAGATCGATCACAGCGCCGAGGGGACCAAGGGGCTGCTGGTGCTGGTCGTCGATGCGCATCTCGCCGAGCGCCTGGTCGGCGGCCTGATGGCGCGTGACTACCGTCCGTCGTCGAGGCGACTGGAGTGA
- the aroA gene encoding 3-phosphoshikimate 1-carboxyvinyltransferase: protein MTARAIAPIERPLDADVAVPGSKSLTNRGLVLAALAEGTSTLRGALVADDTEAMAAAMQTLGARVDLDPDICHVTGFGGRPRPGPITIDARLSGTTSRFVLPVLMLGEGPYVLDGDPPLRERPMGPTLDAMRRLGAQVDDEARPGHLPVVISGPQAHGGRLEVDGSTSSQFTSGLLLAGAMFPDGLTVELTGEVVSRPYLDMTVEVLQTFGVDATSDGDRRYGVRPGGPGPTDYRIEPDASAASYFFAAAMICGGQVRVDGLGGASLQGDLGVVEVFEAMGAVVDRRREATAVTGPTVIHGVDIDLADMPDMAQTVAAVAVFAEGPTRVRGVGLIRGHETDRIAAVVTEMRRCGIAADEHDDGFTIHPGRPVPAVIETYHDHRMAMSFALLGLRSEGIAIADPGCVAKTVPDFFDRLDRLRMPSGTAGG from the coding sequence GTGACCGCACGGGCGATCGCTCCGATCGAGAGGCCACTCGACGCCGATGTCGCGGTGCCGGGTTCGAAGAGCCTGACCAACCGTGGGTTGGTGCTGGCCGCGCTCGCCGAGGGCACCAGCACCTTACGGGGCGCGCTGGTCGCCGACGACACCGAGGCCATGGCCGCCGCGATGCAGACCCTCGGCGCCCGGGTCGACCTCGACCCGGACATCTGCCACGTGACCGGGTTCGGTGGCCGGCCGCGTCCGGGCCCGATCACCATCGACGCCCGCCTGTCCGGCACCACCTCGCGGTTCGTGCTCCCGGTGCTGATGTTGGGTGAAGGACCCTATGTGCTCGATGGCGACCCGCCGCTGCGCGAACGGCCCATGGGCCCGACGCTCGACGCGATGCGTCGCCTGGGCGCCCAGGTCGACGACGAGGCTCGGCCGGGCCACCTCCCCGTGGTCATCTCGGGACCCCAGGCCCACGGCGGGCGTCTGGAGGTCGATGGATCCACCTCCAGTCAGTTCACGTCCGGGCTCCTCCTGGCCGGGGCGATGTTCCCCGACGGACTCACCGTCGAACTGACAGGAGAGGTGGTGTCACGCCCCTACCTCGACATGACCGTGGAGGTCCTACAGACGTTCGGGGTCGATGCGACGAGCGATGGTGACCGCCGCTACGGGGTACGACCGGGTGGCCCGGGACCCACCGACTACCGGATCGAGCCCGACGCCAGTGCGGCGTCGTACTTCTTCGCCGCCGCGATGATCTGTGGTGGTCAGGTGCGGGTCGACGGCCTGGGGGGCGCGAGCCTCCAGGGCGACCTGGGCGTGGTCGAGGTGTTCGAGGCGATGGGTGCGGTGGTCGATCGTCGACGCGAGGCCACCGCGGTGACGGGTCCCACCGTGATCCACGGCGTCGACATCGATCTCGCCGACATGCCGGACATGGCCCAGACCGTCGCCGCGGTCGCGGTCTTCGCCGAGGGACCGACCCGTGTGCGCGGGGTGGGGTTGATCCGGGGCCACGAGACCGATCGCATCGCTGCGGTGGTCACCGAGATGAGGCGGTGCGGCATCGCCGCCGACGAGCACGACGACGGGTTCACGATCCATCCGGGTCGCCCGGTCCCCGCGGTGATCGAGACCTACCACGACCACCGCATGGCGATGAGCTTCGCGTTGCTCGGCCTCCGTTCCGAGGGCATCGCCATCGCCGATCCCGGATGTGTCGCCAAGACCGTTCCGGACTTCTTCGACCGACTCGACCGGCTCAGGATGCCCTCCGGTACGGCCGGCGGGTAG
- the cmk gene encoding (d)CMP kinase, which yields MRVIAIDGPAGSGKSTIAKLLAARLGLEYLDTGAMYRAVAFAALRRGVDPADAEVVCRIARDLDLVVNEDGVRVDGVDATIEIRGPEVTRAVSIVAANPDVRAELVSRQREWARRRGGGVLEGRDIGTVVFPDAELKLYLTASPEVRAARRSKEVTDLDYHTVAADLARRDALDQGRGSDPLRTADDATIVDTTDRTVDEVLDVIVRMLDG from the coding sequence ATGAGAGTGATCGCCATCGATGGCCCTGCGGGCTCGGGCAAGTCGACCATCGCCAAGCTGCTCGCGGCGAGACTCGGCCTCGAGTACCTCGACACCGGTGCCATGTATCGCGCCGTTGCCTTCGCCGCGCTGCGCCGGGGCGTCGATCCGGCCGATGCCGAGGTGGTGTGCCGCATCGCGCGCGACCTCGACCTCGTGGTGAACGAGGACGGCGTGCGGGTCGACGGTGTCGACGCCACCATCGAGATCCGTGGGCCGGAGGTCACCCGAGCGGTCAGCATCGTGGCCGCCAACCCCGACGTGAGGGCCGAGTTGGTGAGCCGCCAGCGCGAGTGGGCTCGGCGGCGCGGTGGCGGGGTGTTGGAGGGACGCGACATCGGCACGGTGGTGTTCCCCGATGCCGAGCTGAAGCTGTACCTCACGGCCTCGCCCGAGGTCCGGGCCGCCCGACGGTCCAAGGAGGTCACCGATCTCGACTACCACACCGTCGCCGCCGACCTGGCCCGCCGCGACGCCCTCGATCAGGGACGAGGGAGCGATCCGTTGCGAACCGCCGACGACGCCACGATCGTCGACACCACCGACCGCACCGTCGACGAGGTGCTCGATGTGATCGTGAGGATGCTCGATGGCTGA
- a CDS encoding lysophospholipid acyltransferase family protein, whose product MADPETRAVPLSRIQRLVYLVVRTVTVAAFKVYFRVETVGVRNLPPSGAYVVAPAHRSNLDALLVQAVTRRQLRLMGKDSLWKAGRFWAWFMTALGGFPVARGTADRLALRTAQQLLEQGEPLVLFPEGTRQSGPEIQPLFDGPAFLACRTGVPIIPVGIGGSEVAMGKGAKLPKPRKITLVFGAPLLPPERSGTGRATRREVQTLTATLHGQVQQVFDAAQRRVGQPVPSNHEA is encoded by the coding sequence ATGGCTGATCCCGAGACTCGGGCCGTGCCGCTCTCCAGGATCCAACGCCTGGTCTATCTCGTCGTGCGGACGGTGACGGTGGCGGCGTTCAAGGTGTACTTCCGGGTGGAGACGGTGGGGGTTCGAAACCTTCCACCCTCGGGGGCCTACGTCGTCGCCCCCGCCCACCGGTCGAACCTCGACGCGTTGCTCGTCCAGGCGGTCACGCGTCGTCAGCTGCGGCTCATGGGCAAGGACTCGCTGTGGAAGGCCGGGCGGTTCTGGGCCTGGTTCATGACCGCGCTGGGCGGCTTTCCGGTGGCTCGGGGAACGGCGGACCGGTTGGCGCTGCGCACCGCCCAGCAACTGCTCGAGCAGGGCGAGCCGCTGGTGCTGTTTCCCGAGGGGACCCGCCAGAGCGGGCCCGAGATCCAGCCCCTGTTCGACGGCCCGGCCTTCCTGGCCTGTCGGACCGGTGTTCCGATCATCCCCGTCGGCATCGGTGGCAGCGAGGTCGCCATGGGAAAGGGCGCGAAGCTGCCGAAGCCCCGCAAGATCACATTGGTGTTCGGGGCGCCCCTTCTGCCACCCGAGCGCAGCGGCACCGGCCGGGCAACCCGCAGGGAGGTGCAGACGCTGACCGCGACGCTGCACGGACAGGTGCAGCAGGTGTTCGATGCCGCGCAACGCCGGGTGGGCCAACCCGTCCCCTCGAACCACGAGGCTTGA
- the leuA gene encoding 2-isopropylmalate synthase: MPFHKYVPFRPLDLPDRTWPQHRIEAAPIWCSVDLRDGNQALIDPMDTGRKHHMFETLVAMGYTEIEVGFPSASQPDFDFVRQLIEEDLIPEGVTIQVLTQSRPELIERTYEAIAGSRRAIVHFYNSTSVLQRRVVFGLDREGITEIAVNAAKLCRKLEATVPETEVRYEYSPESFTGTEPDFGIEICEAVMEVIEPTPEWPIVFNLPATVEMYTPNVYADVIEHFGRTVRNRDSIVLSLHPHNDRGTAVAAAELGVMAGADRVEGTLFGNGERTGNVDLVTLALNLMSQGVDPVIDLSDIDKIRRVAEYCNRLPVHLRHPYVGDLVYTSFSGSHQDAIKKGFAALRATEVDGEYPEWGVPYLPIDPAHVGRTYEAVIRVNSQSGKGGVAYLMEEEFGLTLPRRLQIEFSQTIQKVTEDTGTEVSAAEIWSHFQQTYLPESPRIQLRSAEISTVDGTTTTTAQLTVDGAPHTVIGKGNGPLAAFVSGLREHVSDVGEVADLDITDYSEHAVGRGSEAEAAAYVETKRRDGTVCWGVGMDDSILNASLRAVVSAMNRTVEVDDDAGV; this comes from the coding sequence ATGCCGTTCCACAAGTACGTGCCCTTCCGGCCGCTGGACCTGCCCGACCGGACCTGGCCCCAGCACCGGATCGAAGCGGCACCGATCTGGTGCAGCGTCGATCTGCGGGATGGCAACCAGGCGCTCATCGACCCGATGGATACGGGCCGCAAGCACCACATGTTCGAAACCCTGGTGGCCATGGGCTACACCGAGATCGAGGTCGGCTTCCCGTCTGCTTCCCAGCCCGACTTCGACTTCGTGCGCCAGTTGATCGAGGAGGACCTGATCCCCGAGGGCGTCACGATCCAGGTCCTGACCCAGTCTCGACCGGAGCTGATCGAGCGCACCTACGAGGCCATCGCCGGATCGCGCCGAGCGATCGTCCACTTCTACAACTCGACGTCGGTGCTGCAGCGTCGGGTGGTCTTTGGCCTCGACCGCGAGGGGATCACCGAGATCGCGGTCAACGCGGCCAAGCTGTGCCGCAAGCTCGAAGCGACCGTCCCCGAGACCGAGGTGCGCTACGAGTACTCGCCCGAGAGCTTCACCGGCACCGAGCCCGACTTCGGGATCGAGATCTGCGAGGCGGTGATGGAGGTCATCGAGCCGACCCCCGAGTGGCCGATCGTGTTCAACCTGCCGGCCACGGTGGAGATGTACACGCCCAACGTCTACGCCGACGTCATCGAGCACTTCGGCCGGACGGTCCGCAACCGCGACTCGATCGTGTTGAGCCTGCATCCACACAACGATCGAGGCACGGCCGTGGCAGCTGCGGAGCTGGGGGTCATGGCCGGGGCGGACCGCGTCGAGGGCACCCTGTTCGGCAACGGCGAGCGCACCGGCAACGTCGACCTCGTCACCCTGGCGCTCAACCTGATGAGTCAGGGCGTCGATCCCGTGATCGACCTCAGCGACATCGACAAGATCCGGCGGGTGGCCGAGTACTGCAACCGTCTGCCGGTGCACCTGCGTCACCCCTACGTCGGCGACCTCGTGTACACCTCGTTCTCCGGTTCGCACCAGGACGCCATCAAGAAGGGGTTCGCCGCGCTGCGGGCCACCGAGGTCGACGGCGAGTACCCGGAGTGGGGCGTGCCGTACCTGCCGATCGATCCCGCGCACGTCGGGCGCACCTACGAGGCGGTCATCCGGGTCAACAGCCAGTCCGGCAAGGGCGGCGTGGCCTACCTGATGGAGGAGGAGTTCGGACTCACGCTGCCCCGCCGGCTGCAGATCGAGTTCTCCCAGACCATCCAGAAGGTCACCGAGGACACCGGAACCGAGGTGAGCGCGGCCGAGATCTGGTCCCACTTCCAGCAGACCTACCTGCCCGAGTCGCCTCGGATCCAGCTGCGCAGCGCCGAGATCTCCACGGTCGACGGCACCACGACCACCACCGCGCAGCTGACCGTCGACGGTGCGCCACACACGGTGATCGGCAAGGGGAACGGGCCGCTCGCCGCGTTCGTCTCGGGACTGAGAGAGCACGTCTCCGATGTGGGCGAGGTCGCCGACCTGGACATCACCGACTACTCCGAGCACGCGGTCGGCCGCGGCTCGGAGGCCGAGGCCGCAGCCTATGTCGAGACCAAGCGTCGCGACGGCACGGTGTGTTGGGGCGTCGGCATGGACGACAGCATCCTCAACGCATCGCTGCGGGCGGTGGTCAGCGCCATGAACCGCACGGTCGAGGTCGACGACGACGCCGGTGTGTAG
- a CDS encoding AI-2E family transporter: protein MTDAEPDPDEPDEGASTPDPSDDSPLTEAAPTVALADHRLTRAGVFAWSVIGLLILLLALLKFVDIFSLVVVPLVIALLPAALLSPLSEWGKARGVPPALVAAVLVLTFLFGLIALLVAIGWLIANELTDLTATLEDAYADITDWLETRFEVTIPEVDELLESVEEWAMGLDVSGSAQQVASMTIEALSGILLALIALFFYLKDGHRLAQFALDITPARLRGDMSEVGRRVWATLGGYFRGQIVVAAADAVFIGIGLVLLDVPLAMPLAILVFIGGLFPIVGAFTAGGVAVLIALADGGVGLALAVLVLNVAVQQAEGNLLEPLIVGRATKLHPLAVLAALTAGAVTLGILGAFLAVPVLASVVRVVGYVFERDSERAIQPGETSP from the coding sequence ATGACCGACGCCGAGCCTGATCCCGACGAGCCCGACGAAGGAGCCTCCACCCCGGACCCGTCCGACGATTCGCCCCTGACGGAGGCAGCCCCCACCGTCGCGCTGGCCGACCACCGCCTGACCAGGGCAGGCGTCTTCGCCTGGAGCGTCATCGGACTGCTGATCCTGCTCCTCGCCCTCCTCAAGTTCGTCGACATCTTCAGCCTGGTGGTCGTCCCGCTGGTGATCGCCCTGCTGCCGGCTGCGCTCCTGTCACCCCTGTCCGAGTGGGGAAAGGCCCGTGGCGTTCCCCCAGCGCTGGTGGCAGCGGTGCTGGTGCTCACGTTCCTGTTCGGGCTCATCGCCCTGCTGGTGGCCATCGGGTGGCTGATCGCCAACGAGCTCACCGACCTCACGGCAACGCTCGAGGACGCCTACGCCGACATCACCGACTGGCTCGAGACCCGCTTCGAGGTCACCATCCCCGAGGTCGACGAGCTGCTGGAGTCGGTCGAGGAATGGGCCATGGGGCTCGACGTCAGCGGGTCGGCCCAGCAGGTGGCGTCGATGACGATCGAGGCGCTGAGCGGCATCCTCCTCGCGCTCATCGCGCTGTTCTTCTATCTCAAGGACGGCCACCGGTTGGCCCAGTTCGCGCTCGACATCACTCCGGCGCGCCTCCGTGGCGACATGTCCGAGGTCGGACGCCGGGTGTGGGCGACGCTGGGCGGCTACTTCCGTGGACAGATCGTCGTCGCCGCCGCCGACGCGGTGTTCATCGGCATCGGACTCGTCCTGCTCGACGTCCCGCTCGCCATGCCCCTCGCCATCCTGGTCTTCATCGGCGGCCTGTTCCCCATCGTTGGCGCCTTCACCGCCGGGGGTGTGGCAGTGCTGATCGCGCTGGCCGACGGAGGTGTCGGCCTGGCCCTGGCGGTGCTGGTGCTCAACGTGGCCGTGCAGCAGGCCGAGGGGAACCTGCTCGAGCCGTTGATCGTCGGTCGGGCGACCAAGCTGCATCCCCTCGCGGTGCTCGCCGCGCTCACCGCCGGCGCGGTCACGCTGGGAATCCTGGGCGCCTTCCTGGCCGTCCCGGTCCTGGCCAGCGTGGTTCGGGTGGTCGGCTACGTGTTCGAGCGCGACAGCGAACGCGCCATCCAGCCCGGCGAGACATCTCCCTGA
- a CDS encoding HD domain-containing protein, protein MTSTFTRMDESTAEQWAHIGAETNRNQGRVAEAILGLLGSLDTVVDGFATDQLTHCLQTATRAERAGADDEVVFASLCHDIGKAISVPNHPAIAAEIIRPYVRDDVYHMIRTHQDFQGRHYYHHFGGDPTLRDQYRDEPWFALTERFADEWDQTSFDPDYDTLPLEHFEPLVRRLTARVAHRDIARAED, encoded by the coding sequence ATGACTTCCACCTTCACCCGGATGGATGAGTCCACCGCCGAGCAGTGGGCGCACATCGGAGCCGAGACCAACCGCAACCAGGGACGGGTCGCCGAGGCCATCCTCGGCCTGCTCGGTTCACTCGACACGGTGGTCGACGGGTTCGCCACCGACCAGCTCACCCACTGTCTGCAGACCGCGACCCGAGCCGAGCGGGCCGGTGCCGACGACGAGGTGGTGTTCGCCTCGCTGTGCCACGACATCGGCAAGGCCATCAGCGTGCCCAACCACCCCGCCATCGCGGCCGAGATCATCCGACCCTACGTGCGCGACGACGTCTACCACATGATCCGGACCCACCAGGACTTCCAGGGGCGCCACTACTACCACCACTTCGGCGGCGATCCCACGCTTCGCGACCAGTACCGCGACGAGCCGTGGTTCGCGCTCACCGAGCGCTTCGCCGACGAGTGGGACCAGACCTCCTTCGACCCCGACTACGACACGTTGCCGCTCGAGCACTTCGAACCGCTCGTTCGGCGTCTCACCGCGCGGGTGGCTCACCGCGACATCGCCCGCGCCGAGGACTGA
- the ispH gene encoding 4-hydroxy-3-methylbut-2-enyl diphosphate reductase — MDVDRVLLAAPRGFCAGVEMAIKALAWMVRAFDPPVYCYHEIVHNQRVVQRFEDLGVIFVDDIAQVPAGRPVMLSAHGSAPEVVDAAIASGGYVVDAVCPLVTKVHHEVKVRSGKGYQIVYVGHEGHEEAVGTMAVAPDSIHRVETVDEVGDLPAFEQPVALLAQTTLSHRDWAGVMDATRSRFPDVWLPGRSDLCFATTNRQSALMQIASDCDAVVVIGSANSSNTRALEKLASEQGCPRVYRINDAAELPDDLAGTIGVTAGASAPEELVDAVIDRLAPRRGVEEVRITDEEEYFPPPRSLRELLGAVDVMATLSLGGPLGGARPGVNDRAISASEVLAAL; from the coding sequence GTGGACGTCGATCGTGTGCTGCTCGCCGCTCCCCGTGGCTTCTGCGCCGGGGTCGAGATGGCCATCAAGGCGCTGGCCTGGATGGTCCGGGCCTTCGACCCGCCGGTGTACTGCTACCACGAGATCGTGCACAACCAGCGGGTCGTGCAACGCTTCGAAGACCTGGGCGTGATCTTCGTCGACGACATCGCCCAGGTGCCCGCAGGCCGGCCCGTCATGCTCTCGGCCCACGGATCCGCCCCCGAGGTGGTCGACGCCGCCATCGCCAGCGGCGGCTACGTCGTCGACGCCGTGTGCCCGCTGGTGACCAAGGTCCACCACGAGGTGAAGGTCCGCTCGGGCAAGGGGTACCAGATCGTCTACGTCGGCCACGAAGGCCACGAGGAGGCCGTTGGCACCATGGCGGTCGCGCCCGACTCGATCCATCGTGTCGAGACCGTCGACGAGGTCGGGGACCTGCCCGCGTTCGAGCAACCCGTCGCCTTGCTGGCCCAGACCACCCTCAGCCACCGCGACTGGGCGGGGGTGATGGACGCCACCCGCTCGAGGTTCCCCGATGTGTGGCTGCCGGGACGCTCCGACCTCTGCTTCGCCACCACCAACCGGCAGTCGGCCCTGATGCAGATCGCGTCGGACTGCGACGCCGTCGTGGTCATCGGCTCGGCCAACTCGTCGAACACCCGCGCCCTGGAGAAGCTGGCCTCGGAACAGGGATGTCCCCGGGTCTACCGGATCAACGATGCCGCGGAGCTGCCCGACGACCTCGCCGGCACCATCGGTGTCACCGCCGGGGCCTCGGCGCCCGAGGAACTCGTCGATGCCGTGATCGATCGCCTCGCGCCGCGTCGGGGCGTCGAGGAGGTCCGCATCACCGACGAGGAGGAGTACTTCCCACCCCCGCGTTCATTGCGGGAGCTCCTCGGCGCGGTCGATGTCATGGCCACGCTCTCGCTCGGCGGCCCGTTGGGCGGGGCTCGCCCGGGCGTGAACGACCGCGCCATCAGCGCCAGCGAGGTGCTGGCCGCGCTCTGA